The Acidobacteriota bacterium DNA segment GGAAGAAGAAAAGGATTACAGAATTGGTTTTCTCATTTTCCTGTCAGAAAAAAACCTTGTCAATCCAGCCAGTTGCGTGTAAGTAAAAGCCTTTCTGACACACGGTTCCTCCATCGGTTTTTCAACCATTGTTCCTCACCAAATTCAATTGGTTCGCTTTGGGGTTTCGGCCAATCGCTGTCTGGTCGTCCCTCACTGGTCACATTCTTCCAAAATCCACACATTCAAAGGAGTTCCCTTGATGACCAATTTTTTTCGGAAGTTCATTGCGGGATTGCCACATACCACCGTTGTTTGGCTGGGTCTTTCGATCTTATTTATTTCTTCACCGGTTTGGGCTGACACCACCGGCGTGATTGTGGGAACGGTTCGGGATCCGCAAGGCGCGGTGATGGGGGGTGTCACCGTCACCGCTCGCCAACCAGCGACGAATCTCACGCGCACGACCGTAACCAATGAAGATGGGAACTTTCTATTTTCGGCCATGCCGATTGGAGAATATGAAGTTACCGTCGAGGCCACCGGGTTTCAAAAACGAACCGGTTCCATCCGGTTGCAAATCAGTCAGGAAACACGGGTTGATTTTACCCTCTCTCCGACCATCGAAGATGTGATTGACGTCCAGGCACAAAGCGAGATTTCCACCGAAACCGCAACCGTCAGTACCGTGATAGACAACCGAAAAATTACTGAACTCCCGCTCAATGGGCGCAATTTTCTCCAGCTTGGGGCACTGATTCCCGGCGTGGCCGTGGCTGCGGGCGGGGGCGGTTCGGAAGGCGGTTCCTATGTCGGTGCCTTTAGCGTCGGTGGTCAGCGTGACCGGGCCGCCAATTACCAGCTTGATGGCGCTGACAACAACCAGGGAATCAACAACAACGCGGCGGCCTTTGTAAACGTGGATGCCATCCAGGAATTCACCATTATGACGAGCACCTTTAGCGCTGAATTTGGGCGTAACTCGGGCGCAGTGGTGAATGTGGCGACCAAATCAGGGTCAAATGATTTTCACGGGACGTTTTTTGAGTTTTTCCGCAACAACGTGTTTGATGCCCGCAACTTCTTTGAAAACGCCGGCAATGCGCCGGATTCAAAGTTCATCCTGAATCAGTTTGGTGGTGTTTTAGGTGGGCCGATCAAACGTGACAAGTTGTTTTTCTTTTTGAGTTATGAGGGGATCCGGTCACGGGTGGGAAATACGATTTTCACCAATGTTCCTACCCTTGAGCAGCGCACAGCAGTCAATACCGGTGTCCTGGACGGCGTTCGAATTGACGTGGACCCCGTGGCGGCCCGACTGCTGCAGCTCATTCCGCTTCCGAATGCGGCTTCGACGTTTGGAAATTTCATTTCAAACGATCCGATTCGCAACCGAAACGACAACGGATTGATCCGGGTGGATTACATCAAAGGGCCGCACGATACGATCAATGCCCGTTACCTGATCAACGACCAGAGTCAGTTTACGCCAGTTCAGTCGTCGTCTGGCACCTCAAGCGGTGCCTCCCAGGTGCCGGGATATGGGTTGAAGACAACCGTCCGCACCCAAAATTTCACGCTCGGAAGCACTCATTTATTTTCTTCAGCCACCGTCAACGAAGCCCGGTTTGGTCTTAACCGTGTGTTTGACTTTTATGAGGGCGAAGACCGGACCAACCCGGCGCCACTCGGGTTACCGACCAATCCGCTGGACAGCCGCAATATCGCCCTCCCGCAAATTGTCATCTCCGGGCTGTCAGGGATCGGCAACAGCAATATCTATCCGTTTGGCGATGGATTAACGACGGCCCAGTTTCTCGATACGCTCACGCTCTCACGTGGAAACCATACCCTCAAGCTGGGGGCTGATGTGCGACTGGCCTATGTCAACGGGTTTCAGGACTTTAGCTTTTCAGGCACCGTCAGCTTTGACGGTGCGGTGAGCGGTATCAGCCCGCTCTATGATTTTTTGCAGGGCACACCGTCACCTCAGACCACCTTCATCACGCGTGGATTGACGGCACCGCCGATCAGGCAGCAAAACTACTATTTCTTTGTCCAGGATGACTGGAAGGTTCGCACCGGGCTGACCTTCAACCTTGGGTTGCGCTATGAACTCAACACCGTCCCAACCGCCAGTGGCCGATTGACCAATTTCACGCCGGACCGGGGTTTCTTCAATGATCAAGCCGGGCTGTTTGACGGCGATCACAACAACTTTGCGCCGCGAATTGGGTTTGCCTGGACACCGTTTGAATTTGGAAGAACGGTCATCCGTGGTGGCGCCGGGATGTTTTATGACCTGGTTTTTGCCAATGTGCCGTTTAGCCTGACCTTTAATCCACCAGCTTCGGTCCAGTTTTATCCGTTGTTTGGAACGGATCCAGAACCGGGTCAGCTTGGTTCCGTCTTTGCGGATATTCCGCAAACTCCAGATTTTGAAGATGCCGGGCCGGCGTTGATTACGATTGACCCGAAACTCCGCACGCCCTATGCCTTTCAGTGGAATCTGAATGTTCAACAGGAACTGGGCAATGGGCTGGGGTTTGAAATCGGATATTACGGCACCCGTGGCGTCAAACAGGTTCTCAATCGTGACATCAATCAGGCGGTCTTTTTCCCTGGTGACTCCAGCGTTTCAAACATCTTTGATCGCCGACCAACCCAGTTGAGCGGCAACACCTTTTTGCTCAACGGCGTGGATGTCGGCGGGATTGATTTGATTCAGCAGCAGGAAGCGTCGGCAACTTCGATGTATCATTCGCTCCAAACCCGACTGAGCGGACGGCTGACCAAAGATTTCTACTTCTTGACCAGCTACACCTGGGCGCATTCGATTGACAATGCTTCAGATATCTTTGGATTTACCGGGAGTTCGGGCTTTCCACAAGACAGTAACAACCTGCGAGCCGAACGGGCTAATTCGCCATTTGACATCCGGCATCGGTTCACCAGTAGCTTTACTTTTGATTTGCCGTTTGGGCAGGGAAAAATGTTTGGTTCAAAAGCCAGTCGAAAGCTTGATCTGGTCATTGGCGGCTGGCAGGTCAACGGCATCATCACCGCGCAAACGGGCCAGCCGTTTTCGGTTCGACTCGGGCAAGACGTGGCGCTTGACGGCAATCCACTCAACGAACAGCGTCCAAATGACATTCCGGGTGCCTTCGTTCCGGATGGAAAGGGCGGCCTGCTCTTGACGGTTCCAGTCGAACGTCTTATTCCGTCACCTGGTACCTATGGGAATCTGGGCCGAAACACGTTTCGCGGTCCGAAATTCGTCAACTTTGATTTTTCGGTGTTTAAGGAGTTCCGGTTGAAGGACGATATCAAGCTTCAGTTCCGTTCAGAATTCTTTAACCTCTTCAATCATCCGAACTTTGCGTTGCCGGAAGTCAATTTGTCATCACCGACGTTCGGCACCTTTTCACGTACCCCGGATGTGGCAGCGGGCAGCCCTCGGATTGCCTCTGGCGCCCAACGGGTCATTCAACTGGCCTTGAAGCTGACGTTTTAGGGCTGGAAAACCCAGGGCTGAAGACATCGGGCGGAAGACTCGCAAGCTCGGGGCAATCGAAGGGATGAGGGATGAAGCCAAGGGATGAGGGATGAAGGATGAGGGATGAAATAAAACCAATTCTTCAGCCCTGAGCCCGTTTTCTAGGGATGAGGGATGAAGGATGAGGGATGAAATAAAACCAATTCTTCAGCCCTGAGCCCCAAGCCCCATAAGCGCCAGGATAAGAAAGCTCGTGCTCTTTCCGGTGGCATTCAATGATGTTCTTGTCGGGGTTGGGTCTCGTTCTGGCCGGGTCCGTGGGCTTCGCACCACGGCTATTACACGACGACCCTGCGGGCCTAAAACCCGGAAGTATTGCTCAGGGGATGACCTGACCTGGGCAAATCCAGAGTTGAATGATTCCGACTGGAAGACGGTTGATCTCGAAAAAGCCTGGCAACACCGCAATTATCGGCAATTTTCAGGGTTCGTCTGGTATCGCCAGACATTTGAATTCCCCTGGCATCCTTCTGAATTAGACCGCCATAGTCAACCTGGAATTTCAGTCGGGGCGATTCATTACGCCTGTTATTCAGTGTATGTCAATGGGCGATTGATCGGTCAATTTGGTGAATTGCCCCCCAGGATTGAGTATAAGCCACCACAACGGGTGGTATTTTCAATTCCTGATGAGGTACTCAAAGCTGGTTCGAAATTTGTGGTTGCGATCCGAATGTGGCGCAACCCGGAGTACGGCCCGGTGGCCACAAGTTTCGTTGATATTCGCCCCCCCATGCTGATCATTGGATTTTCGGCGCCCTTGCAGTTTCGGGTTGACTCGCTCACTCAGCAGGAAGAACTGGCTGAATTGTCAAAGCTCGTGGCGGCGATTGTCTTCTTTCTGGTTGGCCTCTATCACCTCCAGCTTTTTCAACGGCGTCCTCAACAACGAGAATATCTCTGGTTTGGCCTGCTGACGCTTGGGGCCACAGCCAACATTTTCTTCCTTTCAATCTGGGCCGGGAAATTCCTGACACCACTGGTGGCTTTTTCCATCGGTCGCGCTGCCATCCATCTGACTTTTGTCCCGTGGATTATGTTTTCCTGGTTGATGTTTGAGTGGAAGCCGAATCGCTGGGTGCGGGGGTATCTCTGGTTTCAAGGTGCGCTGGCCGGATTGACGCTCCTTTCACCACGCTTGATGGGCGTTGAAGTTGGGAACTGGCCGGTTTACTCGTTGGTTCCGCTCTTGTATGTCTGGCTGTATTTGATTCCTCGGGAGGCGCTTCGAGGGAACCAGGAAGCCCAAACCATTTGTCTGGGGTTGTTGTGTCTGGCTGCTACCCGGATCTATCAGTTACTGGGGGTTTTAGAACTGGTGCCATTCCAAAATCTGGTCCATTGGGGATTTGGCGCCCTCATCATTGCCATGTCGGTGTCACTCTCCAACCGGTTTAGCCGGGTCCATCAGGAACTCGATTCACTCAACCAGGAGCTTGAAAACAAGGTTAACCAGCGAACTGCCGAACTGGCTGAAACGCTGGATCGGGTTCAGGTTTCAGAACAGCAAGCCCTGCACGCACAACAAGTTGCCCTCGAAGCCAATCGTGCTAAAAGTATTTTTCTGGCCAATATGAGCCACGAATTGCGCACGCCGCTCAATGCCATTCTGGGGTTTGTCCAGTTGATGCGTCGGCGGGAGCGCATTGACCCGGAAAATCGCAAAACCCTTGATATCATTTCACGCAGCGGCGAACACCTTCTCGCATTGATCAATGATGTGCTGTCCATTTCCAAAATTGAAGCTGGTCAAATTACCTTGAATGAAAAATCATTTGATCTGGCGCGATTACTGGGCGAAATCGAAGACATTTTTCGAATGCGGGCTGAGACAAAAGGAATCGAACTCCTGGTGGAACATCAAACACTCCTGCCAGCTTATGTTTTTGGAGATGAAGGTAAATTGCGGCAGGTTCTGATCAATTTACTCAACAATGCACTGAAGTTTACCGAAGACGGAAGCGTTCGATTAATCGTGGGTTGGGAACAAAACCGGGCAGTGATCGAAATTACGGATACCGGATTTGGAATTGCCGCTCAAGAAATTCCAAAATTATTTGAAGCCTTCTCCCAAACCGAAAGCGGCCTGAGAGCCAAAGAAGGCACCGGGCTTGGGCTGGCGATTAGTCGCAATTTCATCAGGTTAATGCATGGCGAAATCGAGGTCTCAAGCGAGCTTGGAAAAGGAACGACGTTTCGCTGCACCCTTAGTTTACCCAAAACCGAAACTCCGGCTGAAGCTCAACTCCGTCCAAGCCTGGTCGTTGGGCTGGCGGCTGACCAACCAGGGTATCGAATCCTGGTCGTGGACGATGTCGTCGAAAACCGGTTGTTACTGTCAACCTTGATGAATCAGGTGGGGTTTCAGGTGCGGGATGCCGCCAATGGCCAGCAGGCGATACACATTTGGAAAGACTGGCACCCCAATTTAATCTGGATGGACATCCGCATGCCGGTATTGGGTGGTGTGGAGGCGACAAAGGAAATCCGACGATTGGAAGCCTTAGGGCCGCGTGAAAATAATGGATCTCGAACGGTCATCATCGCGCTGACCGCCAGTGCCTTTGAGCAGGACAAAGAGAAGATCCTGGTTGCGGGATGCGATGATTTCATCACCAAACCGTTTCAAGAAGCCACACTCTTCCAAAAAATGACTGATCATCTCGGCGTCCAATTTCTCTATGAAGACGAGATCATTTCAGGTTCACCCGATGAACTCTCGGCCACTTTTCTGGAAGACCAGCTCCAAACACTCTCGGATGAATATTTTAGTCAGCTCAACCAGACTTTGCTGGAAGGCCATACCGAAGGAGCACTCAAGGTCATCCATCAATTCCAGCCAGACCATCCTCACCTGGCCGCTACGTTGAAAAAACAAATCAAAGCCTTTCAAATTGATGACATTCTCACGGCGCTCGAAAAGGTGCAGGCTCAGAAGACGTGAAGCCGGGTTCCGGGTTCCGGGTTCCGGGTTCCGGGTTCCGGGTTCCGGGTTCCGGGTTCCGGGTTCCGGGTTCCGGGTTCCGGGTTCCGGGTTTTCGAAACCAAGAACTAGCCACTAACCACTAACCACTAACCACTAACCACTAACCACATTCTTCATTCTTCATTCATTTCATCCTGGCCCTTCAAAAATCACAAAGGCAACGGCATAGCGTTCGGTGTGGGAAATGGAAAGATGAAGCCGCGTTCCGCCTTTTTGCTGGAAAATCTCCAGCGCCAGCCCATGCAGGGCCAGCGTCGGGGGGCCGTTGATGGCGGAAACAACCTCGACATCGTGCCAGCTCAACCCACGTGACCAGCCCGTGCCAAGGGCTTTGAAGGCCGCTTCTTTCGCCGCAAAGCGCCCGGCGTAATGCTGAGCGGCTCGGACTTTAGGGTCGCAATAGAGAATTTCCTGATCAGTAAAAATGCGATTGCGAAACCGGGCCCCGTGCTGAGTCAGCGCACCAGCCATCCGTTCAATTTCAACGATGTCAATTCCATTTCCTAAAATCATATGAAAGCTCAGGTTCAGGGTTCAGGGTTTGGGGTTCAGGGTTCAGGGTTTGGGATTCAGGGTTCAGGGTTCAGGGTTTTCGAGCAAATATCATCTTGTCACCTTGTCACCTTGTCATTTTGTCACCTTGTCACCCTGTCATCTTGTCACCTTGTCATCCTGTCACCTTGTCACCTTGTCACCCTATCACTTTGTCACTTTGTCACTTTGTCACCTTGTCACCCTGTCATCTTGTCACCCTGTCATTGAGTGGTCACTTTTTCAACCGGTGGTTCCGAAGGCTGAAGTTTGATTGGAAGTTCCACGCGGAAGGTCGCGCCTTGATTGAGCGTGCTTTCAACCCAGGTTTTGCCACCGTGAAGGTCAATCAGTTCTTTCACAATCGCCAGGCCATTTCACAAAGAGTTTGGCCTGATCCTCTGGGCTCAATCCTGGGCCTTCATCCCGGACTGAAAAAACAATGTGTTCCTCGCGTTTTTCGAGCCAGATCCAGACTTCTTTGCCTTGAGGAGAATATTTCAGGGCATTGCTCACCAGGTTATCAAAGACGGTTTGAATGCGAGCTTCATCAATTTCAGCGGTCCAATCCAGGTTTGGGTCGGCTTCAAAGTGGATCGTTATCCGTTTGGCTGCTGCATGGGTTCGATTATCGTCAATAACAAATTGAGCCAGTGCGCGGAGACTGGCAGGTTCTTTCTTCAGTTTGAGTTTTTTGCCTTCGAGCGCCGCTGTGTCGAGCAGGCTGGAGATAATCCCAAGCATCCGTTTGGCTGAGGTAAAGATTGACTGGGCCATATCAACCGTCGTCCGACGGGAGTTCGGGTCAATCGAAAGCAGCTCCGCATAGGTCATGATAATGGTCAGCGGGTTTTTGAGGTCATGCGCCGCAATCCCCAGGAACTCGGTTTTCATTTCGTTCAACAATTTGAGTTCCAGATTTGCCACTTCAAGCGATTGATTGGTGATTTCAAGTTGTTGTTTTTGGTGAAGAACTTCGGCGGTTCGTTCTAAAACCAGTTTTTTCAAATGAAGCGTGCGCAGGTGAAGCGTGCGCACGCGAAGAAAAACAAAGCCAACCACCAAACCTGACCCAATCACAAGATAAAGCAAAAATGCCCACCAGGTACGCCAGGGGGCGGGCGTAATTTGAAACACAACCTCAATCGGGCCGGTGACATTCCCGGCATAATCCTTCCCCCAGGCTCGGAAGACATATTGACCAGCGCCAAGGTTGCTGTATTCACGGTCATAATCGGTTGACCAGGCGGTTGGTTTGGGATCAACACCAACGAGTTGGGTTTGGTACCGCGTTTCAGCCTCGCGCACAAAGCACAACAGGGCAATTTCAAATTTGAGTTGATTGTGGGTGTAATCGAGTATCAGCGGATGACTGGTTGAATATTGGGTTTGAGCCAGATTGAGTTCATCAGCGGAAATCACCAGCCGTTCAAGGGATAATGGTTTGCGTGTCGAGTCAATCCATTGCCGGGTTGGATCAAGAACCGCCAGTCCCCTGGTGGTGGCTGCCCAAATGCGGCCTGTTGTGTCCACCTGACCCGCCATTCCATTACACTCATTGCCCGGCAACCCATCAACGGAGGAGAATTCTTCAATCGAGAGATCTTTTGGATCCAGGGTTGGAATTTTGAGCCGAACGACGCCGCGAATGGTCAGGCCATACACATCACTGGTGCCGCGCTGGAACAAATGGTAAATCACACTGCCGGAAATGGCCGGAGTCGTTTGTTCGGAGACCACAGTTTTAATCGGCGTGGAATTTGACAGCCCGGAACCTGGGTCCAGGCCCAAAATCCCGCCTCCGTCAGTTCCAATGAGTAAGTAGCGGGCACTGGACTTCAATTTGACCTCAAGCAGGCTGCGAATGTAGTTTTTCTTGAGGCCAGTCCGGGCGTCACGTTTGGTCCACGAGCCATTGAGAAAACACCAGAGTCCATCAATGGTGCCCACCCACAAGGCGCGTTCACCCGTTTTGGTTTGAGTCTCCAAAAGCGACCGCACCGAACCAATGGTGGATTGTTTGCCTGGGGATACGGGCATCCAGGAGTTTCCAGTAAATCGTGACAATCCGCCTCCGGTGCCAGCCCACACGGTTTTTTGGTCTCCGCTGGTGGTTTCCACCAGACAAAAAACCACATTGTCGGCCAGGCCGTCGGCGGTGGTAAAGGTCGTCCAGGTGCCATTTTGCCGCCGAGCCAGACCATTATTGGTTCCAACCCACAGGACTGGTTGACCGGTGGTGTCTTGTGTTTCGAGCAAACATCGAATCTTATTGCTGGGAAGATCGGAGGTTTCAGTAAAAACCTTCCAGGAATGATTGGAATAGTGGAGCAGTCCATCGCCGAATGTCCCAATCCAGAGCACTGGTTCCCCAGACGGCGA contains these protein-coding regions:
- a CDS encoding TonB-dependent receptor, with the translated sequence MTNFFRKFIAGLPHTTVVWLGLSILFISSPVWADTTGVIVGTVRDPQGAVMGGVTVTARQPATNLTRTTVTNEDGNFLFSAMPIGEYEVTVEATGFQKRTGSIRLQISQETRVDFTLSPTIEDVIDVQAQSEISTETATVSTVIDNRKITELPLNGRNFLQLGALIPGVAVAAGGGGSEGGSYVGAFSVGGQRDRAANYQLDGADNNQGINNNAAAFVNVDAIQEFTIMTSTFSAEFGRNSGAVVNVATKSGSNDFHGTFFEFFRNNVFDARNFFENAGNAPDSKFILNQFGGVLGGPIKRDKLFFFLSYEGIRSRVGNTIFTNVPTLEQRTAVNTGVLDGVRIDVDPVAARLLQLIPLPNAASTFGNFISNDPIRNRNDNGLIRVDYIKGPHDTINARYLINDQSQFTPVQSSSGTSSGASQVPGYGLKTTVRTQNFTLGSTHLFSSATVNEARFGLNRVFDFYEGEDRTNPAPLGLPTNPLDSRNIALPQIVISGLSGIGNSNIYPFGDGLTTAQFLDTLTLSRGNHTLKLGADVRLAYVNGFQDFSFSGTVSFDGAVSGISPLYDFLQGTPSPQTTFITRGLTAPPIRQQNYYFFVQDDWKVRTGLTFNLGLRYELNTVPTASGRLTNFTPDRGFFNDQAGLFDGDHNNFAPRIGFAWTPFEFGRTVIRGGAGMFYDLVFANVPFSLTFNPPASVQFYPLFGTDPEPGQLGSVFADIPQTPDFEDAGPALITIDPKLRTPYAFQWNLNVQQELGNGLGFEIGYYGTRGVKQVLNRDINQAVFFPGDSSVSNIFDRRPTQLSGNTFLLNGVDVGGIDLIQQQEASATSMYHSLQTRLSGRLTKDFYFLTSYTWAHSIDNASDIFGFTGSSGFPQDSNNLRAERANSPFDIRHRFTSSFTFDLPFGQGKMFGSKASRKLDLVIGGWQVNGIITAQTGQPFSVRLGQDVALDGNPLNEQRPNDIPGAFVPDGKGGLLLTVPVERLIPSPGTYGNLGRNTFRGPKFVNFDFSVFKEFRLKDDIKLQFRSEFFNLFNHPNFALPEVNLSSPTFGTFSRTPDVAAGSPRIASGAQRVIQLALKLTF
- a CDS encoding response regulator, with amino-acid sequence MLFPVAFNDVLVGVGSRSGRVRGLRTTAITRRPCGPKTRKYCSGDDLTWANPELNDSDWKTVDLEKAWQHRNYRQFSGFVWYRQTFEFPWHPSELDRHSQPGISVGAIHYACYSVYVNGRLIGQFGELPPRIEYKPPQRVVFSIPDEVLKAGSKFVVAIRMWRNPEYGPVATSFVDIRPPMLIIGFSAPLQFRVDSLTQQEELAELSKLVAAIVFFLVGLYHLQLFQRRPQQREYLWFGLLTLGATANIFFLSIWAGKFLTPLVAFSIGRAAIHLTFVPWIMFSWLMFEWKPNRWVRGYLWFQGALAGLTLLSPRLMGVEVGNWPVYSLVPLLYVWLYLIPREALRGNQEAQTICLGLLCLAATRIYQLLGVLELVPFQNLVHWGFGALIIAMSVSLSNRFSRVHQELDSLNQELENKVNQRTAELAETLDRVQVSEQQALHAQQVALEANRAKSIFLANMSHELRTPLNAILGFVQLMRRRERIDPENRKTLDIISRSGEHLLALINDVLSISKIEAGQITLNEKSFDLARLLGEIEDIFRMRAETKGIELLVEHQTLLPAYVFGDEGKLRQVLINLLNNALKFTEDGSVRLIVGWEQNRAVIEITDTGFGIAAQEIPKLFEAFSQTESGLRAKEGTGLGLAISRNFIRLMHGEIEVSSELGKGTTFRCTLSLPKTETPAEAQLRPSLVVGLAADQPGYRILVVDDVVENRLLLSTLMNQVGFQVRDAANGQQAIHIWKDWHPNLIWMDIRMPVLGGVEATKEIRRLEALGPRENNGSRTVIIALTASAFEQDKEKILVAGCDDFITKPFQEATLFQKMTDHLGVQFLYEDEIISGSPDELSATFLEDQLQTLSDEYFSQLNQTLLEGHTEGALKVIHQFQPDHPHLAATLKKQIKAFQIDDILTALEKVQAQKT
- a CDS encoding holo-ACP synthase, with amino-acid sequence MILGNGIDIVEIERMAGALTQHGARFRNRIFTDQEILYCDPKVRAAQHYAGRFAAKEAAFKALGTGWSRGLSWHDVEVVSAINGPPTLALHGLALEIFQQKGGTRLHLSISHTERYAVAFVIFEGPG
- a CDS encoding ATP-binding protein encodes the protein MKELIDLHGGKTWVESTLNQGATFRVELPIKLQPSEPPVEKVTTQ